The DNA window GATCCGGGTGATGGCGGCCGGCGAATCCAGCGACCAGCCGGCCGCGTACGCCTCGCCGTACCCGCTCTCCCCCAGCGCCTTGCGCGCCTCGGCGGCGACCGCGGCGACGTTCAGGTCGGTGTGGTCGTGGGCGCCGCGCAGCCGGGCGGCCGCCCCGATCAGCAGGGCCGCCTCCCGGTGCCGGCCGCGCAGCCCGGCGAGCCCACCGGCGGTCACCGCGACCATCGCCATGATCGGCATGTCGTTGGTGCCGAGCGCGGCGTCGTACGCCGTCTTGAGGTGTTTCTCGGCGGTGTCCGCGTCGCCGCGCCGCAGCGCGAGACCGGCGCGGACGCTGCCGATGATGGCCCCGCCGTGATCGCCGCCGAGGATCGGCAGGTTGTTGCGACCCAGCCCGGCGGCCGCCCGGTCGAGCAGTTCCTGGGCCCGATCGAGGTTGCCGAGGACCAACTGGAACCCGGCCTCCAGCGCGTCGACCAGCAGCACCATCTCGGGCGAGGTGGACCGCTCGGCGCGGACCCGGGCGGACTCCACCGCGGCCGCCGCCTCCTGCATCTCGCCGCGGCGCATGTGCAGGTCGGCCCAGCGCAGGTCGATGAAGACCTCGTCGGCGAGGTCCATCGCGCCGAACTGGCGGGCCATCGCCCGGGCCAGGGTCAGGTCGGCGAGCGCGCCGTCCAGGTCGCCCTCGTACTGGCGCAGCAGCGCCCGCAGCGGCAGGACCGTGGCCTGGCCCCACCGGTCGCCGGTGGCGCTGAACCCGTCCAGAGCGGCGATCACGTCCGCGCGCAGCCGGGCCACGTCGCCGTTGTTCTCGGCGGTCTGCGCCCGGAACATCCGGGCCAGCGCCGCCATCCACGGGTCGGCGCCGGCGATCATCCGCTCCAGGCGCTCGTCCGCGGCCTCGGCCTCGCCGGCGAAGTAGAGCAGCGCGGCGGCGATCGCCCCCGGCGGGCCGGGCAGCAGCTCGTGCCGGCGCACCCGCTGGGCGAGCGACCGCAGCCGCTCACGGCGATCGACAGCGGTCTCGGTGAGGTACGCCGGCTCGTGCCCGGTCCGGTTGATCATCAGCACCGCCTCGGCGCAGTCGGCCTCGAGCGGATCGGTGTCACCTCCGACCGACAGCGCCTCGGCCAGCCAGTACCCGGCGTCCGCCTGCCGGCCGAACATCTGCCAGTACCAGCAGAGATCCAGGGCCAGCCGGATCGCGCCGCGGGCGTCGCCGGTGTCGCAGAGGTGGCGCAGGCCGCTCAGCGCGTTGTCGTACTCCGCGCGGATCACCTCCAGCGCGGTCAGCTGGGCGGCGGTGCGCAGCAGCGGGTCGTGCTCGGCGACCAGCGCGGCCAGGTGACGGGCGGCCAGCTCCCGGACCTGGGTGAGGATGCCCTGCTCGGTGAGGCGCTCGATGCCGTACTCCCGGAGGGTCTCCAGCATCCGGTAACGGCCGCCGTCCGGCGCGAGCTGCAGCAGCGACCTGTCGACGAGCGCCGCGAGCAGGTCCGGGACGTCCTCGGCGGCCACCCCGCTGCCGGCCACGATCGCCGCCGCCGAGGCCGCCGTGACGCCGCCGGGCAGCACCGCGACGCGCTCGGCCAGGATCCGCTCGTCGGCGGAGAGCAGGTTCCAGCTCCAGGCGATCACCGCGCGCAGCGTGCGGTGCCGGGGCAGGGCGGTGCGGCTGCCGGTGGTGAGCAACCGGAAGCGCTGCGAGAGCCCGCCCGCCAGCTCGGGCAGGGCGAGGGTGCGCAGCCGGGCCGCGGCGAGCTCCAGGGCGAGCGGCATCCCGTCCAGGCCGCGGACGATCGCCACGACGTCGCGCACGGTCGTCGCGTCGACCGCGAAGCCGGGCCGGACCGCCGCCGCACGCTCGGCGAATAGCCGGACCGCGGGTGAGCCTGCCGCCTGCGCCGGTTCGGCGTCCGCCGGGGGCAGGCCCATCGGCCCCAGGGGTACGAGGGATTCGCCGTCGATCGCCAGCGGTTCCCGGCTCGTGGCGAGAACGCGCAGCAGCGGGCACCGGA is part of the Actinoplanes missouriensis 431 genome and encodes:
- a CDS encoding BTAD domain-containing putative transcriptional regulator; the encoded protein is MSGEGSGAGLRVAMLGVLSVRRGDAEVTLPGARIRGLLVRLAVAGGRPVAAAQLTDALWPDDRPADPANALQSLVSRLRRLLGGGDTVTQIEGGYRLAVTARDVDVTRFEQLAAAGRDRLRAGDPAAAAATLGEAVALVRGPLAPELAEVAPAQATRLAAVVVAATADLAEAEIALGRADRAGTRLAALAAEHPLDERVAALLIDALAGQGRQADALAAYEGIRERLADELGADPGATLQERHLRLLRGERPLPAEARTNLPASVTSFIGRDDDLARVDALLSAGRLVTVLGPGGAGKTRLALEAARRRAGDYRDGTWLVDLASVTEPAKVGAAVVAAAGLRGSALFDPANRARGERDDLDVLADRLNGRQVLLVVDNCEHLIDAVAHLTSALLVRCPLLRVLATSREPLAIDGESLVPLGPMGLPPADAEPAQAAGSPAVRLFAERAAAVRPGFAVDATTVRDVVAIVRGLDGMPLALELAAARLRTLALPELAGGLSQRFRLLTTGSRTALPRHRTLRAVIAWSWNLLSADERILAERVAVLPGGVTAASAAAIVAGSGVAAEDVPDLLAALVDRSLLQLAPDGGRYRMLETLREYGIERLTEQGILTQVRELAARHLAALVAEHDPLLRTAAQLTALEVIRAEYDNALSGLRHLCDTGDARGAIRLALDLCWYWQMFGRQADAGYWLAEALSVGGDTDPLEADCAEAVLMINRTGHEPAYLTETAVDRRERLRSLAQRVRRHELLPGPPGAIAAALLYFAGEAEAADERLERMIAGADPWMAALARMFRAQTAENNGDVARLRADVIAALDGFSATGDRWGQATVLPLRALLRQYEGDLDGALADLTLARAMARQFGAMDLADEVFIDLRWADLHMRRGEMQEAAAAVESARVRAERSTSPEMVLLVDALEAGFQLVLGNLDRAQELLDRAAAGLGRNNLPILGGDHGGAIIGSVRAGLALRRGDADTAEKHLKTAYDAALGTNDMPIMAMVAVTAGGLAGLRGRHREAALLIGAAARLRGAHDHTDLNVAAVAAEARKALGESGYGEAYAAGWSLDSPAAITRIDPARLSLGPA